The Microscilla marina ATCC 23134 nucleotide sequence CTTTGGGGTGCTCTGCCGAGCTTTTGGTTTTTATTACGGCTTTTGCCCAGTTTTTATGAGCTTCATCTTCGTCGTATACCCTTACAGCCAAGTACTGATTAGACCTGAGGTTGTGCCCTCTCAGTACCTTTACCATTTGTCCTGGCCAAAGCGCAAAATTGATAGGACCAGGAATGTTTACTTTACGCCCTACATTTAATGCAACCAAATTACTTACTGTACCATTTTTGGGCTGGGTTTCATCTTGAGGTGGGTTTTTCATTACCACATACCAACCTTCTGGTGCAGTTGTAAAAGTTTGCAATGATTTGTCTAATGTACAGCGGTCAAATTTTTTACTGTGTGGGTCAAATATGACAGGTTTATCAGTATTCGCCAAACTAGTTTTGTAGGGACCAACATATACGTTGATATTCCCTTTGGTTTGGTCAGAAATAAAAGCAAATTCATTAGGGGTGAGCACCAAGTCGCGCTCGCGGTTTGAGTCTGACATATTGTTTCGTCTTTTGATTGTTCGGTATCTGGTTTTTAAGCAGTTATATTTATATAATCAACCCTGCTTTACAGTTGAATGAATTTACACAAAAATTTCACCTTTTTGAATAATGCCCACACTATTTGTTGTTTATCTACTAAAAAGCATAAGGCAGCAACCAACCCGGAGTAGTGGTAAAACAGGAAGTTTTATATTGTAAATATTTGATAGAAAAATTACCCAAGTTTACCCACTTTGCAGGTGCTTAGAGGGGAGTTTTGAGGCCTAAATCAAAACAACTAGAGTGAGTTTTGAACTTATCGCCTAAAATTTTCTATTTTCGCAGCATATTCTATCCTACATGTTGGAGAATGCATGTAGAGTAATTTATCATTGATAGTAGAAACCAAAGACTTATGTTTGAGTTTAAGAAAATTAACAATATGGTAGGTTGGGCTATTTTTGCCATTGCTACCATAGTTTATATGCTGACTGTTCAGCGAACAGCCAGTTATTGGGATTGCGGCGAATTTATTGCCTGTTCATATAAATTACAAGTTCCTCACCCGGCAGGAGCTCCTTTCTTTTTGTTGCTTGGGCGCATGTTTTCTTTCTTGGCTCTGGGTGATGTAACACAGGTAGCATTTTGGATCAATACCATCTCAGCTTTAGCAAGTAGCTTTTCTATCCTGTTTTTGTTCTGGTCTATTACTATGCTAGGGCTTAAGCTTTTACCAGTTAAAAACGAGCAAGATTTATCTCCCAGCCAAATTATTATGTTAATGGGAGGAGGTGTCATAGGAGCACTGGTATACACTTTTTCCGATTCGTTTTGGTTTTCGGCAGTAGAAGCCGAAGTATATGCGATGTCATCGTTTTTTACTGCCTTTGTTTTTTGGGCCATGCTTCGTTGGGAGCGCATAGACGATCCTCGTAGTTCTAACCGTTGGTTGATTTTAATTGCCTATATGATGGGCTTGTCTATTGGGGTGCACTTGTTGAACCTGGTGGCAATTCCAGCCTTGGGTTTGGTATATTATTATAAACGTTACAATACATACAACCTACTGGGTATTGTGGCAGCATTGGCTGTAGGTGGTGGTTTGATTATATTGATCATGTACGGCATTATCCCTGGTTTACCTACCTTGGCTGGTAACCTTGAAATCACCTTTGTTAATAGTTTTGGTTTGCCTTTTGGATCAGGTATTTTGTTTTTTATGGTAGTCCTATTGGGGGGTGTTACCTTCGGAGTGTACTATACACAGAAAAGAGAAAAAGTGTTGGCAAACACTGCCATGTTGTGCCTTACATTTGTTTTGTTTGGGTATGCATCTTACGGCATTGTATTGATTAGAGCCAATTATAACCCTCCTATCAATGAAAACGACCCTAGCGATATTGTACGTTATGTATCTTATTTGAAACGTGAACAATACGGTGATCGCCCTTTAGTACATGGGCGTACTTTTATGTCTCAGATTACTAAGCAAGATAGAGGAGAGGCAAAATACCGCAAGGATGACAAAAGTAAGCGTTATGAGATTTATGATTATAAAATTAAAAATACTTATGACAATACGATGTGGTTTCCTCGCATGTACAGTAAACAGTCCAATCACCCCGACTTGTACCGTGAACGTACTGGGTTAGCTAAAGGGCAGAAACCCAGAACTATACATAACTTAAAGTTTATGTTTTCTTATCAGTTGGGGCATATGTATTGGCGATACTTTGGCTGGAACTTTATCGGAAGAGAGAGTGACATTCAAGATGCTGGCGTAGCTACCTTTACCAGTCGTAGTAATTTGCCCGAAGGTATTGCTAAAAACAAAGCACATAATAAGTTTTATGGCATACCACTTATATTGGGATTATTGGGGGTGTTATTTATGCTCATGCGTAACCAAAGGGTAGGGCTAGTTACTGGAATGTTATTTTTCCTTACCGGAATAGGCTTAGTACTTTACCTCAATTCGCCCCCAGTAGAGCCTCGCGAGCGCGATTATATATATGTAGGTTCCTTTTATGTGTTTGCCATTTGGATAGGCTTTGGGGTCATGTTCATGGCAGAAGTCTTGCAAGGGGTGCTCAAAAAAGGATTGGCCGCACCAGTATTGGCAACAGCCATCTCATTAGTTGCCCCTGTGATCATGGCTCAGCAAGGTTGGGATGATCACGATAGGTCGCGTCAATATCAATCTATTGAGTCTGCCAAAAACCTTTTGAATTCGTGTGCCCCCAATGCTATTCTATTTACTGAAGGCGACAATGATACATTTCCGTTGTGGTATATACAAGAAGTAGAAGGCTTCCGTACCGATGTAAGGGTGTGTAACCTAAGTTTATTGGGTACTGCCTGGTATGCCCGCCAAATGACTCGTAAAACTTACGAATCGGAGGCTTTGCCTATCACATTGAAGCCTGAAAATTACCAGACTGGTACTAACGACTACCTTACTTATTGGGCGGCAAATCAGGGAAGCCGATTCAACGAGCGAGTAGCAAACGGTATGTTAAAGCAAGGCTTAAACCTAAATAGCTACATTGGCTTGTTGAACAAACAAGATAAACGATTGTATCAGTCAAGGGGGAACGATGGTATTTATACATACCCTTCTAAACTATTGGCTATTAATCAAAACAAGGCAGCTATTGTCAAGCAAAAAGATTTTGTTCCTAAAGATTTACACGATAAAATTCCATCTGTAATGATTTGGAATATGGGCAAACAATACATTTACAAACACCATTTGTTGATGTTGGATATTATTGCTACCAATGCCAAAAATGACTGGAAACGACCTATATATTTTACCAGCAATATTAGTGGGAATAACTCACTGAACCTTAAAGAGTTTATGCAGCTCGAAGGGTTGGCTTATCGCTTGTTGCCTGTACGTGTACCTGGAGCAAAAGATGGCTTTGTAAATGCTGAACTGATGTATGAAAACATGTTGCCTGTAAAGCTAGGTGGCATAGGCGATGGTAAAACTAAAGGATTTTTCTATCGTGGACTAGACGACCCCAAGGCGTACCATGATGAAAATGCAAGGCGCTTCCCTACTACTACCCGTTCTTCTTTCCGACGTCTGGTGCAACAGTTGATCAAAGAGGGCAAAATGGATAAAGCCAAAAAAGCAGCTAAGTTTTGTTTAGAGGCCATTACCGATGAGGCAATTCCTTATAGTATGTTCTTCACGCCTTTTATTGATGAGTTATTTAAAGTAGGTTTAGAAAAAGAAGCACTTGAAATGGCACGAACAATAGGGCACAGAGTAGAGCAAAAACTCAACTATATTTATGATAACAATTTGAGACGAAGAAACCCTAACTCGTTGCGTTATGCCATGTACAACCTTTACTCTTTAGTAAATGCTTTGCAAGGTCAAAAAGGGAAAGAAGCTCAAGCATTGCATAAAAAATATGACCAAGTTCAGAAGAACAATATGGGTCGATTTAGCAATGCCTTTGAATAAAAAATAATTGCTATCAATGTTATATAAAAAGCACCCTCAGCTGAGGGTGCTTTTTTTTTGAAAGTCAAACTTCTTTGACTCCCTGTTTTTTATGACTCAAATACTGTAATTAAATATAAATATGCTGTAATTTTGTTTAGCTATAATCTACACTGTTTAGTAAAACTAAAACTCTTAAAGTCTTGACCAATCAACAAATCTTTAATTTACTTAAGTTACACGCATCTCTGTTAGAGCTACACGGCGAAAATAACTTTAAAGTACGTTCGTACCACACGGCAGTTTTTAACATGGAAGCTTTGACTGAACCTTTGTCTGGCATGTCGCTCAAAGAGCTACAGGAGTTAGACGGAATAGGCAAGGCTATAGCCACCAAAATAGATGACATCAATCAAACCGGAACTTTCAAGCAGTTGGAGGAGTATCGGGCAAAAACTCCTGAGGGGTTGATAGATATGATGGAGATTGACGGATTGGGAATCAAGAAAATAAAAGTAATTTGGGAAGGGTTAGGTATTGAAGATATAGAAGCTTTGTTGCTGGCTTGCGAAACCGACCAACTTGCTCAGGTCAAAGGTTTTGGGCAAAAAACCCAGGAAAACATTAAAAATGCGCTTTTGTTTCGCAAAGCCAATGCACAGCGCTTGCATTATGCCCAAGCCGAGACATTGGCACAACAACTCAAGGATTATTTACAGGAAAAATCGCTTTCGGGTAAGTTTGAAGTAGTAGGGCAAATCAGACGTAAGCTTAATCTGGTAGACCAGGTACAGGTAATTGCTACTACGCCACAAGAAGAGTTATTTACAGTCCTGACAAACTGCGAGTTTTTGGAGCAAAGCCTCAAAAATACAGGTTTGTATGCGTGGCGAGGTAAATTCGCCAATAGTCCACTTAGGGTCGAAGC carries:
- a CDS encoding glycosyltransferase family 117 protein → MFEFKKINNMVGWAIFAIATIVYMLTVQRTASYWDCGEFIACSYKLQVPHPAGAPFFLLLGRMFSFLALGDVTQVAFWINTISALASSFSILFLFWSITMLGLKLLPVKNEQDLSPSQIIMLMGGGVIGALVYTFSDSFWFSAVEAEVYAMSSFFTAFVFWAMLRWERIDDPRSSNRWLILIAYMMGLSIGVHLLNLVAIPALGLVYYYKRYNTYNLLGIVAALAVGGGLIILIMYGIIPGLPTLAGNLEITFVNSFGLPFGSGILFFMVVLLGGVTFGVYYTQKREKVLANTAMLCLTFVLFGYASYGIVLIRANYNPPINENDPSDIVRYVSYLKREQYGDRPLVHGRTFMSQITKQDRGEAKYRKDDKSKRYEIYDYKIKNTYDNTMWFPRMYSKQSNHPDLYRERTGLAKGQKPRTIHNLKFMFSYQLGHMYWRYFGWNFIGRESDIQDAGVATFTSRSNLPEGIAKNKAHNKFYGIPLILGLLGVLFMLMRNQRVGLVTGMLFFLTGIGLVLYLNSPPVEPRERDYIYVGSFYVFAIWIGFGVMFMAEVLQGVLKKGLAAPVLATAISLVAPVIMAQQGWDDHDRSRQYQSIESAKNLLNSCAPNAILFTEGDNDTFPLWYIQEVEGFRTDVRVCNLSLLGTAWYARQMTRKTYESEALPITLKPENYQTGTNDYLTYWAANQGSRFNERVANGMLKQGLNLNSYIGLLNKQDKRLYQSRGNDGIYTYPSKLLAINQNKAAIVKQKDFVPKDLHDKIPSVMIWNMGKQYIYKHHLLMLDIIATNAKNDWKRPIYFTSNISGNNSLNLKEFMQLEGLAYRLLPVRVPGAKDGFVNAELMYENMLPVKLGGIGDGKTKGFFYRGLDDPKAYHDENARRFPTTTRSSFRRLVQQLIKEGKMDKAKKAAKFCLEAITDEAIPYSMFFTPFIDELFKVGLEKEALEMARTIGHRVEQKLNYIYDNNLRRRNPNSLRYAMYNLYSLVNALQGQKGKEAQALHKKYDQVQKNNMGRFSNAFE